The following DNA comes from bacterium.
GGCCTTTGGTGGGCCATGGGGACGGCGTGACTTGGGGTCGCGCCCTCTTTTTTTGTACGGGTGTGCAAGTGGGATGGTGCGGACGATAAAGTGAAACGGCGCCGATGGAGAAAGAAATGAGCAAGCAATCATTCTGGAAGTTCACAGCGGGGATTACGTTGGCAGGATTTGTGTCGGTCAATACGGCTGGATGCGTGTCATTCAAGTCTGATGGTCCTCGAGATGCAGCTGCAGCTATCAAGCAGTATGAATCCTCACGGCGACCTGCCTATGATAAATCCATTACTGCAGCTGTTGCTTACTATCAGGAGTACCAACACGACAAGAGTTTTGCCGCCGCATGTAGAGCTTTAGAGTCCGCAGGCAATGAAATAGAGAGAGCGTTCGCATGCGCCTGTGCATCACAAGCCTTGGGTGCAATGGGACGATTCCAAGAAGCTGGTGAGTTTGCGACAAAGGGGCAGCGTTTCGATCCGACTTCTGCATTCCTTGCCTCTCTTCGGCTTGCGTTTTTTAAAAAGGCAGGAGATAAGCTGCAGATAGCGGCGGCAGATGACGCGCTGAGACAGCTGGATCCTCAATATGCTAAGAAGCCAGTATTTCTGATAGAGGGATGCCTAATCGTTGTAGGTGCGTATTTAATATATGCAATATATGCGCACGAAAAGGTAAGTAAGTCCTCTTCAGAAGAGGAAAAAATTATCCACAGCAAGGTGGCGACTCAGATGCTAGCGATTGGTGGTACGGTTGCGACGGGACTCTTGGCCTTGGCCTTGCATTCGTCAGTTCCTGGTCAGAAGGGCGGGGCTGCCCAGTGATCGCGTCTAAGTTTCAGGGAACAGGCTTCGCCATTCTTTGTGCGGTGCTGATGTCATGCACCGTGACTTTGAGTGATCCAGCATCTGATTCTGTCCTGCCCTATGTTGTCAAAATCAGGTCCAGTCTTGATGTTCAATCGGAGCGCACGTTATTGACACAAGTGCGGGATTCAGGTGTTCAGTGGTCCTGGCCTTTCTATTGGACCAATACGAGAACTGTGAAGCACAGTGAGGTAAAGCCTTTGTCGCTGTCCGCGATTGGATCGGCTTGGCTAATCGATGCCAAATGTGGGGATCTGGTTGTTGTGACTGCCGCGCATGTAATATTTGACGGTATACAGCATCCTGATTTCAACTCGAACAGCGACAAGCTGTTAGGCAGAAAAGTCCGTTGTTTAATCGGTATTACCGATGTTGAGCCAAGTAAGATAGCCGTCCCTGTTTCAAGAAGTGGCTTAGGCGAGTCGAAACGGACAGACGTAGCATTGATGAAAGTATCTAGCTCCTCATTGCTAAAGATTGCACAGCCGCTTCCATTGGCTGATCGTTTGCCGCATCAGATGGAAACGGTCAAGGTGATCTCTTTTCAAGATAACACCGCATATCAGCAGATTGATACAGCGATTGTCGCCGCTGTAGTCCCCGAAAAAGGGATTTTCGTGTTGA
Coding sequences within:
- a CDS encoding serine protease, with protein sequence MIASKFQGTGFAILCAVLMSCTVTLSDPASDSVLPYVVKIRSSLDVQSERTLLTQVRDSGVQWSWPFYWTNTRTVKHSEVKPLSLSAIGSAWLIDAKCGDLVVVTAAHVIFDGIQHPDFNSNSDKLLGRKVRCLIGITDVEPSKIAVPVSRSGLGESKRTDVALMKVSSSSLLKIAQPLPLADRLPHQMETVKVISFQDNTAYQQIDTAIVAAVVPEKGIFVLNKEIPAGGSGGAVVDVSNNCFGVVSNTDKGQTIVYSVTSEMIKHAQWMPMVTNNIQ